In a single window of the Metopolophium dirhodum isolate CAU chromosome 2, ASM1992520v1, whole genome shotgun sequence genome:
- the LOC132938657 gene encoding uncharacterized protein LOC132938657 isoform X2 has translation MGSRETGIEAYQKVERDISREEQAAPAPSLGHEMAKLDRFITDIENLMSQLSQERIADVELTSNDRFSQRYFNSRIVDESDNAIRTVMAELRVNLNQILAIEHEEFIANLNRKSLKLHHLNWLSQMRARSEEEISKLSVRVQHLQKLYESQELIIRNLVGSKSSNTGQLERELDRVRSYRDTLVSGELSWKDATLFAQDSADYSRTAYKSWHSLRTEEDESIRFRQALKTRDSMHQAALCVRMAQTMLPGVQFPYCTSREVFAILQVIEYLFTDLQVSERFGHALEVYKSFNKRATALTQWLKQTTDETIHKDVEEVDERINDLANTLSQERTMNRTEFRETNSERYNILGSHQHIVTKWLGNTIGPKKEYIELHSRFRL, from the exons ATGGGTTCTAGAGAAACTGGAATTGAAGCATACCAAAAAGTAGAGCGTGACATCTCTAGAGAAGAACAAGCTGCGCCGGCTCCATCTTTAGGTCACGAGATGGCAAAACTGGATCGTTTTATCACAGATATAGAAAATCTTATGAGTCAGCTCAGTCAAGAACGTATAGCGGATGTTGAATTAACATCTAACGACCGATTTTCCCAAAGATATTTCAATTCAAG AATTGTAGATGAAAGCGACAATGCAATTAGGACAGTCATGGCAGAATTACGAGTAAATTTGAATCAAATACTTGCGATAGAACACGAAGAATTCATTGCAAATCTTAATCGAAAa TCTTTAAAACTTCACCATTTAAATTGGTTAAGTCAAATGAGAGCTAGAAGTGAAGAAGAAATATCAAAACTTAGTGTAAGAGTACAACATTTACAGAAACTTTATGAAAGCCAAGAACTAATTATAA gaAATTTAGTGGGGAGTAAATCATCAAATACCGGGCAATTGGAACGAGAATTGGACAGGGTTCGCAGTTATCGAGACACGTTAGTTAGTGGTGAATTGTCGTGGAAAGACGCCACGTTATTCGCCCAAGACTCGGCGGATTATAGTCGTACGGCATATAAAAGTTGGCATTCACTGCGGACCGAAGA GGACGAATCTATAAGATTTCGTCAAGCATTGAAAACTAGGGACTCGATGCACCAAGCTGCTCTATGCGTTCGGATGGCACAGACCATGTTGCCCGGTGTTCAATTTCCGTATTGTACTTCAAGAGAAGTATTTGCTATTTTACAA GTGATCGAATACTTGTTTACTGATTTACAAGTTTCTGAAAGGTTTGGTCATGCTCTTGAAGTTTATAAAAGCTTCAACAAAAGAGCGACGGCATTGACTCAGTGGCTAAAACAG ACTACAGATGAAACTATACATAAAGATGTAGAAGAAGTGGACGAACGTATCAATGATTTGGCAAACACACTGAGTCAAGAAAGAACAATGAACAGG acAGAGTTTCGGGAGACCAATTCAGAACGGTACAACATACTAGGATCTCACCAACACATTGTTACCAAATGGCTGGGCAATACCATAGGAcctaaaaaagaatatattgaGCTGCATTCAAGATTTCGTTTATAa
- the LOC132938657 gene encoding uncharacterized protein LOC132938657 isoform X1: protein MGCAPSTQRSIIDNGMGSRETGIEAYQKVERDISREEQAAPAPSLGHEMAKLDRFITDIENLMSQLSQERIADVELTSNDRFSQRYFNSRIVDESDNAIRTVMAELRVNLNQILAIEHEEFIANLNRKSLKLHHLNWLSQMRARSEEEISKLSVRVQHLQKLYESQELIIRNLVGSKSSNTGQLERELDRVRSYRDTLVSGELSWKDATLFAQDSADYSRTAYKSWHSLRTEEDESIRFRQALKTRDSMHQAALCVRMAQTMLPGVQFPYCTSREVFAILQVIEYLFTDLQVSERFGHALEVYKSFNKRATALTQWLKQTTDETIHKDVEEVDERINDLANTLSQERTMNRTEFRETNSERYNILGSHQHIVTKWLGNTIGPKKEYIELHSRFRL from the exons atgggATGTGCCCCGAGCACTCAAAGAAGCATAATT gaTAACGGAATGGGTTCTAGAGAAACTGGAATTGAAGCATACCAAAAAGTAGAGCGTGACATCTCTAGAGAAGAACAAGCTGCGCCGGCTCCATCTTTAGGTCACGAGATGGCAAAACTGGATCGTTTTATCACAGATATAGAAAATCTTATGAGTCAGCTCAGTCAAGAACGTATAGCGGATGTTGAATTAACATCTAACGACCGATTTTCCCAAAGATATTTCAATTCAAG AATTGTAGATGAAAGCGACAATGCAATTAGGACAGTCATGGCAGAATTACGAGTAAATTTGAATCAAATACTTGCGATAGAACACGAAGAATTCATTGCAAATCTTAATCGAAAa TCTTTAAAACTTCACCATTTAAATTGGTTAAGTCAAATGAGAGCTAGAAGTGAAGAAGAAATATCAAAACTTAGTGTAAGAGTACAACATTTACAGAAACTTTATGAAAGCCAAGAACTAATTATAA gaAATTTAGTGGGGAGTAAATCATCAAATACCGGGCAATTGGAACGAGAATTGGACAGGGTTCGCAGTTATCGAGACACGTTAGTTAGTGGTGAATTGTCGTGGAAAGACGCCACGTTATTCGCCCAAGACTCGGCGGATTATAGTCGTACGGCATATAAAAGTTGGCATTCACTGCGGACCGAAGA GGACGAATCTATAAGATTTCGTCAAGCATTGAAAACTAGGGACTCGATGCACCAAGCTGCTCTATGCGTTCGGATGGCACAGACCATGTTGCCCGGTGTTCAATTTCCGTATTGTACTTCAAGAGAAGTATTTGCTATTTTACAA GTGATCGAATACTTGTTTACTGATTTACAAGTTTCTGAAAGGTTTGGTCATGCTCTTGAAGTTTATAAAAGCTTCAACAAAAGAGCGACGGCATTGACTCAGTGGCTAAAACAG ACTACAGATGAAACTATACATAAAGATGTAGAAGAAGTGGACGAACGTATCAATGATTTGGCAAACACACTGAGTCAAGAAAGAACAATGAACAGG acAGAGTTTCGGGAGACCAATTCAGAACGGTACAACATACTAGGATCTCACCAACACATTGTTACCAAATGGCTGGGCAATACCATAGGAcctaaaaaagaatatattgaGCTGCATTCAAGATTTCGTTTATAa
- the LOC132938657 gene encoding uncharacterized protein LOC132938657 isoform X3, which yields MGCAPSTQRSIIDNGMGSRETGIEAYQKVERDISREEQAAPAPSLGHEMAKLDRFITDIENLMSQLSQERIADVELTSNDRFSQRYFNSRIVDESDNAIRTVMAELRVNLNQILAIEHEEFIANLNRKSLKLHHLNWLSQMRARSEEEISKLSVRVQHLQKLYESQELIIRNLVGSKSSNTGQLERELDRVRSYRDTLVSGELSWKDATLFAQDSADYSRTAYKSWHSLRTEEDESIRFRQALKTRDSMHQAALCVRMAQTMLPGVQFPYCTSREVFAILQVIEYLFTDLQVSERFGHALEVYKSFNKRATALTQWLKQTTDETIHKDVEEVDERINDLANTLSQERTMNRSFGRPIQNGTTY from the exons atgggATGTGCCCCGAGCACTCAAAGAAGCATAATT gaTAACGGAATGGGTTCTAGAGAAACTGGAATTGAAGCATACCAAAAAGTAGAGCGTGACATCTCTAGAGAAGAACAAGCTGCGCCGGCTCCATCTTTAGGTCACGAGATGGCAAAACTGGATCGTTTTATCACAGATATAGAAAATCTTATGAGTCAGCTCAGTCAAGAACGTATAGCGGATGTTGAATTAACATCTAACGACCGATTTTCCCAAAGATATTTCAATTCAAG AATTGTAGATGAAAGCGACAATGCAATTAGGACAGTCATGGCAGAATTACGAGTAAATTTGAATCAAATACTTGCGATAGAACACGAAGAATTCATTGCAAATCTTAATCGAAAa TCTTTAAAACTTCACCATTTAAATTGGTTAAGTCAAATGAGAGCTAGAAGTGAAGAAGAAATATCAAAACTTAGTGTAAGAGTACAACATTTACAGAAACTTTATGAAAGCCAAGAACTAATTATAA gaAATTTAGTGGGGAGTAAATCATCAAATACCGGGCAATTGGAACGAGAATTGGACAGGGTTCGCAGTTATCGAGACACGTTAGTTAGTGGTGAATTGTCGTGGAAAGACGCCACGTTATTCGCCCAAGACTCGGCGGATTATAGTCGTACGGCATATAAAAGTTGGCATTCACTGCGGACCGAAGA GGACGAATCTATAAGATTTCGTCAAGCATTGAAAACTAGGGACTCGATGCACCAAGCTGCTCTATGCGTTCGGATGGCACAGACCATGTTGCCCGGTGTTCAATTTCCGTATTGTACTTCAAGAGAAGTATTTGCTATTTTACAA GTGATCGAATACTTGTTTACTGATTTACAAGTTTCTGAAAGGTTTGGTCATGCTCTTGAAGTTTATAAAAGCTTCAACAAAAGAGCGACGGCATTGACTCAGTGGCTAAAACAG ACTACAGATGAAACTATACATAAAGATGTAGAAGAAGTGGACGAACGTATCAATGATTTGGCAAACACACTGAGTCAAGAAAGAACAATGAACAGG AGTTTCGGGAGACCAATTCAGAACGGTACAACATACTAG